One part of the Phragmites australis chromosome 3, lpPhrAust1.1, whole genome shotgun sequence genome encodes these proteins:
- the LOC133912481 gene encoding uncharacterized protein LOC133912481 — MSAAFAASQPSSQQPAPPTADSVLRLASRDPSAAESLLPALPHDALADLLSSLSAASPANHLALLPALLSLSPSPSAATDALSALLSAPSWPSATLLAVASLLRDLPPAYRTRVPAFLGKILSLLPSADAQDLPALAYQLLLLASKPLHPRAVLAGLLRYFGGRGGARVRAPPSIARQVEGTVLMHVAFAVKQDPALAREVVAAVKSDASGALSGFAVAVLLSVARVRRFNEGAVGALRDAATMSRQDYRLSRRCKWLPGSLKEECARAAHCVEKALLKAVDESIGGREHILPSIVQVGFLLLEVSDSDRGVEDGLDKGVMSTEDIGVNMLNSLFEIHEMARTEIIEQCKFWILSAKPQQSAPVLRLLGCLIQSHSFPMLGYIAHLKELLDYFAFMNDKISTGLINCILPLTKFSRDLKDYIILVVRKAMFKREDMVRIAATNAIVELIITESKYMKNEANPFEDSSSQPSSSQQPETHLEFGGGLFQELSGLLRRCLSQQARVKEVLYEGLIRIVTFDPVVADNVLDFIWPHFLNYYMEDAECPLKIDSCFKVENGKLCIVEPLDCLLSCISNILRVQQISKCERPRDAYWKCFGFATSQDNEAGRASSSDLFMKALSSIQKYLRKSLTEDQQGQSQEAGSLSSASEMTHCHNFAMLGIIEVFVDFAASKLDKASYESKQMIEKEILELVDAHSGFERKTSIGREKIARRRGNADDATDKHTNEPKEDLNASLQKLHEKRGKFMDSSLYELAVMCVKQCNADNYEKCGQRPSQTELNQSSTLVSFVLKACLEFFKSLAAKESGEIIRNQRTPLCEDVKKLIQPIMQLIWCLMLDSKQTNGGTKRNMTQGKKNIENKKDQLYLALACLKELLKPSVSGGHSGDIIEVLISSAPTNMEDMMDAGQLDKNDVMMVEDQSNKNAHVFLNILKMLYARVLSQSLLRECEAVTELILGISRKMHLEQRHLVGIWAADLCRKKNVQSPSTARKVVKLAVDLTPAPDDMILVYEMTSELKKLTSIDEGSRDSSDTFHIINCKTKNSLAAVFLQMVESSLTELDWGLGKLKAMLTLGYDYANIDEDQPADERMQRLDLEEALYSRSTFVVHVLSSFANMSLKDTQAEQFLKLTAKFYKLLTRMSKSQIAPKGYNTIPSLKFQKLAEATCRMLTAPLYGFVSLVQENQQTSKKGILAKIRRESKCIPDLIFQIEDYEKYLIQLSKLTKVNLLRHAKRSVARDFQIKTKEKSGEQQQEEDRTPACAASPENEHDEDAEGPYPPVEANADENIRPSAQCGSPVQGSESDGEEEEISARSKRAKTNQIVQDSDEVEDE; from the exons ATGTCGGCCGCTTTCGCCGCCAGCCAGCCCTCCTCGCAGCAACCCGCTCCGCCCACCGCCGATTCCGTCCTCCGCCTCGCCTCCCGCGACCCCTCCGCCGCGGAGTCCCTCCTCCCAGCCCTCCCGCACGACGCCCTCGCCGACCTCCTCTCCTCgctctccgccgcctcccctgCGAACCACCTCGCCCTCCTCCCTGCGCTCCTCTCGCTCTCGCCCTCCCCCTCCGCCGCAACCGACGCGCTCTCCGCCCTCCTTTCCGCTCCCAGCTGGCCCTCCGCCaccctcctcgccgtcgcctcccTCCTCCGGGACCTTCCGCCGGCCTACCGCACCCGCGTCCCCGCCTTCCTCGGGAAGATCCTCTCCCTGCTCCCCAGTGCCGATGCCCAGGACCTCCCCGCGCTCGCCtaccagctcctcctcctcgcgtcCAAGCCGCTCCACCCGCGCGCCGTCCTTGCCGGCCTCCTCCGCTACTTCGGCGGTCGCGGCGGCGCCCGCGTGCGCGCGCCGCCGTCCATCGCGCGGCAGGTCGAGGGCACCGTGCTGATGCACGTCGCCTTCGCGGTCAAGCAGGACCCTGCACTGGCTAGGGAGGTCGTGGCCGCCGTCAAGTCCGATGCCTCGGGCGCTCTCAGTGGGTTCGCGGTGGCCGTGCTGCTGTCCGTGGCGCGCGTGCGGAGGTTCAATGAGGGTGCCGTGGGTGCGCTCCGGGACGCGGCCACCATGTCCCGCCAGGATTACCGGTTGTCCAG GCGCTGCAAATGGTTGCCGGGTTCTCTTAAAGAAGAATGCGCACGGGCTGCTCATTGTGTCGAGAAGGCATTGCTAAAAGCT GTCGATGAGAGCATAGGTGGGAGGGAGCACATTTTGCCGAGCATCGTTCAGGTGGGCTTTCTCCTATTAGAAGTCTCAGATAGTGATCGAGGGGTGGAAGATGGCTTAGACAAAGGGGTTATGAGCACCGAAGATATTGGTGTTAATATGCTCAACTCATTGTTTGAGATCCACGAAATGGCACGGACTGAG ATAATTGAACAGTGCAAGTTCTGGATTCTCTCGGCAAAACCTCAGCAAAGTGCACCAGTTCTCAG GTTGCTTGGATGCTTGATTCAGAGTCATTCATTTCCAATGCTGGGATACATCGCACACCTGAAGGAGTTGCTAGATTATTTTGCTTTCATGAATGACAAGATATCAACTGGTTTGATCAACTGCATCTTGCCACTCACAAAGTTCAGCCGTGATCTGAAG GATTACATAATACTTGTTGTAAGGAAAGCCATGTTCAAGAGGGAGGACATGGTCCGAATTGCAGCTACAAATGCTATAGTTGAGCTGATTATCACAGAAAGTAAGTATATGAAAAATGAAGCCAATCCTTTTGAGGATTCGTCAAGCCAGCCAAGCTCTAGCCAGCAGCCTGAAACACATCTAGAGTTTGGTGGAGGTCTCTTTCAAGAACTAAGTGGATTGCTTCGCAGATGTCTCTCACAACAG GCCAGAGTCAAAGAGGTATTGTATGAGGGTCTCATACGAATTGTTACCTTTGATCCAGTTGTTGCTGACAATGTTCTTGATTTTATCTGGCCTCACTTCCTAAATTATTACATGGAG GATGCAGAATGCCCTCTTAAAATTGATTCATGCTTTAAGGTAGAGAATGGCAAACTATGCATTGTTGAACCTTTAGATTGCCTGCTATCATGTATCTCAAACATTCTGCGAGTTCAGCAAATTAGTAAATGTGAACGGCCACGTGATGCATATTGGAAGTGCTTTGGTTTTGCCACATCACAAGATAATGAG GCTGGAAGAGCATCATCaagtgacttgttcatgaaagcTTTGTCAAGCATCCAAAAGTATTTGAGGAAATCCCTCACAGAAG ATCAACAAGGACAAAGCCAAGAAGCTGGCTCTCTTTCTTCAGCATCGGAGATGACTCACTGTCATAACTTTGCTATGCTCGGAATCATTGAGgtttttgttgattttgctGCTTCAAAACTAGATAAAGCCTCTTATGAATCAAAGCAGATGATAGAAAAAGAAATACTGGAGCTTGTTGATGCGCACAGTGGCTTTGAGAGAAAAACAAGCATCGGTAGGGAGAAGATTGCGAGGAGAAGAGGGAATGCAGATGATGCTACAGATAAGCACACCAATGAACCCAAGGAAGATTTAAATGCTTCATTGCAGAAACTTCATGAAAAGAGGGGTAAATTTATGGATTCGAGTTTATATGAACTTGCAGTAATGTGTGTCAAGCAGTGCAATGCTGATAACTACGAGAAATGCGGTCAGCGCCCTAGCCAAACTGAATTGAACCAGAGCTCCACTCTGGTATCTTTTGTACTGAAAGCCTGTCTTGAATTCTTCAAATCACTTGCAGCAAAGGAAAGTGGGGAAATTATTAGAAATCAGCGGACACCTCTGTGTGAAGATGTGAAAAAGTTAATTCAGCCAATAATGCAGCTCATATGGTGTCTTATGTTAGACTCAAAGCAAACAAATGGTGGAACCAAGAGGAACATGACCCAAGGAAAGAAAAACATTGAAAATAAAAAGGACCAATTATATTTGGCATTGGCATGCTTAAAAGAACTCCTTAAGCCAAGTGTATCAGGAGGTCATTCTGGTGATATAATTGAGGTACTGATATCTTCAGCTCCAACAAATATGGAGGATATGATGGATGCTGGCCAGCTTGACAAGAATGACGTCATGatggttgaagatcaaagcaataAAAATGCTCATGTGTTTCTGAACATATTGAAGATGCTATATGCTCGAGTTCTTTCCCAATCACTTTTACGTGAATGCGAG GCTGTAACTGAATTGATTTTGGGCATATCAAGGAAAATGCATCTTGAACAAAGGCATCTTGTTGGAATTTGGGCTGCAGATCTATGtagaaagaaaaatgtgcaaagTCCTAGTACTGCACGAAAGGTGGTCAAACTCGCTGTCGATCTTACACCAGCTCCAGATGACATGATTCTTGTGTATGAGATGACCAGCGAGTTGAAGAAGTTAACCTCCATAGATGAGGGATCTAGAGATTCTTCGGATACATTTCATATCATCAATTGTAAAACAAAGAATTCACTTGCTGCTGTCTTTCTTCAAATGGTTGAATCATCTCTTACTGAATTGGACTGGGGTCTTGGTAAGCTTAAAGCAATGCTTAcattaggttatgattatgCTAACATCGATGAAGATCAGCCAGCAGATGAAAGAATGCAAAGGCTGGATTTGGAGGAAGCACTCTACTCAAGATCAACATTTGTAGTTCATGTCCTctcttcttttgcaaatatgaGCCTCAAAG ATACTCAAGCAGAACAGTTTCTGAAACTTACTGCAAAGTTCTACAAGCTCTTAACTCGCATGTCGAAGTCCCAGATTGCACCTAAGGGCTACAACACCATTCCAAGTCTCAAGTTTCAGAAACTGGCAGAAGCAACGTGCAGGATGCTCACTGCTCCACTTTATGGCTTCGTCTCTTTAGTTCAAGAG AATCAGCAAACATCCAAAAAGGGGATCCTCGCCAAGATTAGGAGAGAAAGCAAATGCATTCCTGATCTTATTTTTCAGATCGAAGATTATGAGAAATACCTAATCCAGCTAAGCAAACTCACAAAGGTGAATCTTTTGAGGCATGCTAAGCGCAGCGTAGCAAGAGATTTCCAGATCAAAACAAAGGAGAAATCTGGAGAACAACAACAGGAAGAGGATCGGACTCCAGCCTGTGCTGCATCACCTGAAAATGAGCATGACGAGGATGCAGAAGGTCCATACCCTCCAGTTGAAGCTAATGCCGATGAAAACATTAGGCCCAGTGCACAATGTGGTAGTCCCGTCCAGGGCTCCGAATCTgatggagaagaggaagaaatttCAGCACGAAGTAAGAGGGCCAAGACAAACCAAATTGTGCAGGATTCtgatgaagtggaagatgaATAG
- the LOC133912480 gene encoding large ribosomal subunit protein eL18x encodes MGIDLVAGGRNKKTKRTAPKSDDVYLKLLVKLYRFLVRRTKSNFNAVILKRLFMSKTNRPPLSLRRLVNFMEGKENQIAVIVGTVTDDKRVYEVPAMKVAALRFTETARARIVNAGGECLTFDQLALRAPLGQNTVLLRGPKNAREAVKHFGPAPGVPHSHTKPYVRSKGRKFEKARGRRNSRGFKV; translated from the exons ATG GGTATCGATCTCGTGGCCGGCGGCCGGAACAAGAAGACCAAGCGCACCGCGCCCAAGTCCGACGATGTCTATCTCAAGCTCCTCGTTAAG CTGTACCGCTTCCTGGTGCGGAGGACCAAGAGCAACTTTAACGCCGTGATCTTGAAGCGGTTATTCATGAGCAAGACCAACCGCCCGCCTCTCTCGCTCCGCCGCCTCGTCAACTTCATGGAGGGCAAG GAGAACCAGATTGCTGTGATCGTGGGCACAGTGACCGACGACAAGAGGGTCTACGAGGTACCTGCGATGAAGGTGGCCGCGCTCAGGTTCACTGAGACGGCAAGGGCCCGGATTGTGAATGCCGGAGGAGAGTGCCTCACCTTTGACCAGCTGGCGCTCCGTGCACCTCTAGGCCAGAACACG GTTCTGCTGAGGGGGCCTAAGAATGCTAGGGAAGCTGTGAAGCACTTTGGCCCTGCACCTGGTGTGCCGCACAGCCACACCAAGCCTTACGTCCGCTCAAAGGGAAGGAAGTTTGAGAAGGCAAGAGGAAGGAGGAACAGCAGAGGCTTCAAGGTCTAA